The Endozoicomonas montiporae CL-33 genome contains a region encoding:
- a CDS encoding DMT family transporter has protein sequence MNKYFSSKQLIPYIKLAVMSFFFGGVFVAGRTIAGDVEPAMAAFLRFAIATVMLIFILLWKEKRIPVPTPTQFIGLTALGLTGVLGYNLCLLIGLETVSSGRSSVIVATNPVFITFMSVLFLGDQLTRRKLVGIGLSVSGAVLVASHGSWNNLMQFSSGDLSILVCAICWASYSVIGKYVLKVGRFAATFCAVQPFGFDKKHTHQGLRIKLKQSYLSCRG, from the coding sequence GTGAATAAATATTTCTCTTCAAAACAGCTTATTCCCTATATCAAACTGGCTGTCATGAGCTTTTTCTTTGGCGGTGTTTTTGTGGCAGGAAGAACCATTGCCGGCGACGTTGAGCCTGCCATGGCAGCCTTTTTACGGTTTGCCATCGCCACTGTCATGCTGATCTTCATTCTGCTTTGGAAAGAAAAGCGCATACCCGTACCCACACCCACCCAGTTTATCGGGCTAACAGCCCTCGGGTTAACCGGGGTTCTTGGTTACAACCTGTGCCTACTGATCGGGCTGGAAACGGTGTCCTCCGGTCGTAGCTCTGTCATCGTTGCGACCAACCCCGTCTTCATTACCTTCATGTCCGTTCTGTTTCTGGGAGATCAGCTGACCCGCCGCAAACTGGTGGGCATTGGTTTGTCAGTGTCCGGAGCCGTACTGGTCGCGTCTCACGGAAGCTGGAATAATCTGATGCAGTTCAGTTCCGGCGACCTATCCATTCTGGTCTGTGCAATCTGCTGGGCCAGTTACTCGGTCATTGGCAAATACGTCCTCAAGGTAGGCCGCTTCGCTGCGACTTTTTGTGCGGTGCAACCTTTTGGCTTTGACAAAAAACACACTCATCAGGGTTTACGCATCAAATTAAAACAATCGTACCTATCTTGTAGAGGCTGA
- the pyrB gene encoding aspartate carbamoyltransferase, translated as MENRLYKRDIISIADFDRKDLELVLETAAQLKNSPRPDLLKGKVIASCFFEASTRTRLSFETAVQRLGGSLIGFSDAGNTSAKKGETLADSVNIISSYTDAFVMRHPQEGAARLASEFSSVPVINGGDGSNQHPTQTLLDLFSIRECQGKLDGLKVAFVGDLKYGRTVHSLTQALCHFGAEFTFIAPKALTMPDYILEELDAKGIKYSFSDSIEETTPQVDIIYMTRVQKERFDETEYKHIASKYILDVDSLKNAKDNLKVLHPLPRVDEIAVEVDKTPYAYYFQQAENGVYARQALLALVLNEVL; from the coding sequence TGGTTCTGGAAACAGCAGCACAACTGAAAAACTCACCACGCCCGGACCTGCTGAAAGGCAAGGTGATCGCGAGCTGCTTCTTTGAAGCTTCAACCCGAACCCGCCTGTCTTTTGAAACTGCAGTACAACGACTGGGTGGCTCCCTGATTGGCTTCTCCGATGCTGGCAACACCTCTGCCAAAAAAGGCGAAACTCTGGCGGATTCCGTTAACATCATCAGTTCCTACACCGATGCATTTGTGATGCGTCACCCTCAGGAAGGTGCAGCAAGACTAGCGTCCGAATTTTCCAGCGTTCCCGTCATCAACGGTGGCGACGGCTCAAACCAGCACCCTACCCAGACCCTGCTGGACCTGTTCAGTATCCGTGAATGTCAGGGCAAACTGGACGGTTTGAAAGTAGCTTTTGTCGGTGATCTGAAATACGGACGTACCGTTCACTCTCTGACCCAGGCACTGTGTCACTTTGGTGCAGAATTTACCTTTATTGCGCCCAAAGCTTTGACCATGCCCGATTACATTCTGGAAGAGCTGGATGCAAAAGGCATCAAATACAGTTTCTCTGACTCTATCGAAGAAACGACACCCCAAGTAGATATTATCTACATGACCCGTGTCCAGAAAGAACGGTTCGATGAAACCGAATACAAGCACATTGCCTCAAAATATATTCTGGATGTAGATTCACTGAAGAACGCAAAAGACAACCTGAAGGTTCTGCACCCGCTGCCACGGGTAGATGAAATCGCTGTTGAAGTGGATAAGACACCTTACGCCTACTACTTCCAACAGGCTGAAAACGGCGTTTATGCCCGCCAGGCTTTGCTGGCTCTGGTATTGAATGAAGTCCTTTAA
- the pyrI gene encoding aspartate carbamoyltransferase regulatory subunit, translating to MRNKLQVEAIRQGTVIDHIPAGQGIKILDRLQLLDSDASITVGFNLPSKDQGHKDIIKVTDRKFTEQEANQLALFAPSATINVIDNYEVVDKFKMALPDSLLGAFACPNSNCITHNEPVDTHFSLRAHQGDVRLKCKYCEKSFSKDIVSGL from the coding sequence ATGAGAAACAAACTTCAGGTTGAGGCCATTCGTCAGGGCACTGTTATCGACCACATTCCGGCCGGACAGGGCATTAAAATCCTGGATCGTCTGCAACTGCTGGATTCTGATGCCAGCATTACTGTAGGTTTCAATCTGCCCAGCAAAGACCAGGGCCATAAAGACATTATCAAGGTCACTGACCGGAAATTTACCGAGCAGGAAGCAAACCAGCTGGCACTGTTTGCTCCAAGTGCCACCATCAATGTGATTGACAACTACGAAGTCGTAGACAAATTCAAAATGGCGCTGCCCGACAGCCTGCTGGGTGCCTTTGCCTGCCCGAACTCCAACTGCATCACCCACAACGAGCCGGTTGATACCCACTTCTCCCTGCGCGCACATCAGGGCGACGTCCGCCTGAAGTGCAAATATTGCGAGAAAAGCTTTAGCAAAGACATTGTGTCCGGGCTGTAA